One window of the Archaeoglobus sulfaticallidus PM70-1 genome contains the following:
- the pgsA gene encoding archaetidylinositol phosphate synthase has protein sequence MLSSLKLHITKVLAPLTSTIYRLGVKPNHLTFIGLLVGFSSAYLISIGELILGGIFIILSGLFDMLDGALARNQTLKTDFGGYIDSVSDRYVDVAIFIALGIYGVNWVYVAFAMSGALLVSYTRARAENIIEKCDVGIAERGERLIIIFAGLILGNPELAVLIVALLSHFTAIQRVYHTYKETVKRG, from the coding sequence ATGCTCAGTTCGCTAAAGTTGCATATAACCAAGGTTCTCGCACCACTAACTTCTACCATTTACAGACTTGGTGTAAAACCGAACCACCTCACATTTATCGGGTTGCTCGTTGGATTTTCTTCAGCGTATTTAATCTCGATTGGAGAATTAATTCTTGGTGGGATTTTTATAATTTTAAGTGGATTATTTGATATGCTCGATGGAGCTTTAGCGAGAAATCAAACCCTGAAAACGGATTTTGGGGGATATATAGATTCTGTTTCGGATAGATATGTTGATGTGGCAATTTTCATAGCTCTTGGCATATACGGTGTTAACTGGGTATATGTGGCGTTTGCGATGAGTGGGGCACTTCTTGTCAGTTATACAAGAGCAAGAGCTGAGAACATAATTGAAAAATGCGATGTTGGGATTGCCGAGCGAGGGGAGCGGTTAATCATAATCTTCGCTGGTCTGATTCTCGGTAATCCAGAACTTGCAGTGCTGATTGTGGCGTTGCTGTCTCACTTTACTGCCATTCAGAGGGTATATCACACTTACAAAGAGACTGTCAAAAGAGGTTAA
- a CDS encoding 3-isopropylmalate dehydratase small subunit: MQSMLKGRAWKFGDDISTDHITPGRYYHLRSNLPELAKHVMEDADPDFAKKVEKGDFIVAGKNFGMGSSREHAPIVIKLAGVSAVIAKSFARIFYRNSINVGLPLLIADTDKIDSGDELEVDLRKGIIRNLTKNIEIEAKPLPDFMLKIIDTGGLVHYIKKEGDLVIG, encoded by the coding sequence ATGCAGAGCATGTTGAAGGGCAGAGCTTGGAAGTTCGGAGATGATATTTCCACAGACCACATCACTCCGGGAAGATACTACCATCTCAGAAGCAACCTCCCGGAGCTTGCAAAGCATGTTATGGAAGATGCGGATCCAGATTTTGCTAAAAAAGTTGAGAAAGGAGACTTCATTGTAGCCGGGAAGAATTTTGGGATGGGAAGCAGCAGAGAGCACGCACCTATCGTGATAAAACTTGCAGGAGTTTCAGCAGTTATTGCAAAATCCTTTGCAAGAATATTCTACAGAAACTCGATAAATGTTGGCCTTCCGCTCCTTATAGCAGATACCGACAAGATAGATAGCGGTGATGAGCTTGAAGTTGATTTGAGGAAGGGAATCATAAGAAACCTCACCAAAAATATCGAGATCGAGGCAAAACCCCTGCCGGATTTCATGCTGAAGATAATCGATACTGGTGGACTGGTTCATTACATAAAGAAAGAGGGTGATTTGGTTATCGGCTAA
- a CDS encoding MTH1187 family thiamine-binding protein encodes MIVEISVVPIGVGESLSRYIARVIDVIKKQSKDFKLTDMGTIIKVDSFTELGKLLDLIREELKDCPRLYFVIKADERFKDYDLDYKVESVIEKLRNG; translated from the coding sequence ATGATTGTTGAAATCTCTGTTGTGCCCATTGGTGTTGGTGAGTCTCTTAGCAGATATATTGCAAGAGTGATTGATGTAATCAAAAAACAATCTAAAGACTTCAAACTCACGGATATGGGTACGATAATTAAAGTTGACTCGTTCACAGAACTTGGAAAATTGCTCGATCTGATCAGGGAGGAACTCAAAGACTGTCCGAGACTTTATTTTGTTATTAAAGCTGATGAGCGGTTCAAGGATTATGATCTGGATTATAAGGTTGAATCGGTAATTGAGAAGCTCAGAAATGGTTGA
- a CDS encoding rod shape-determining protein, whose product MKPVGLDIGTNYTKTTADGKEVLTFPSLVVFGEERDWSLKASHKDIYIGDEALTIVQNVENVEILRPLHEGRVMHKSYLELAKHALKTLDVNDAIIATGLPVKSSRKEREDVVKSLETELKAKVLLFPEPVGTMAHMGVETGVCIDIGFGTTDIVVISHMEYLKGDTLLMGVDRLYENLEVTVRNKAGISLTPEEMTMLLMNENFEIGRIRGGKRISVSHGDIIEDYRDLMVSWAERIANRAKMIVEGLSTTIVDNIILTGGGSALPGVFEEFRKSFEDVGTISTPKDPMKANALGYYTLAKVYSGETPEEKAETPEEQKDQGKEESKKKKK is encoded by the coding sequence ATGAAGCCAGTAGGGTTGGACATTGGCACGAACTACACGAAAACCACAGCAGATGGCAAGGAGGTTCTCACCTTTCCAAGCTTGGTTGTTTTTGGAGAGGAGAGAGACTGGAGCCTTAAAGCGAGTCACAAGGACATCTACATCGGAGATGAAGCTCTCACGATCGTGCAGAACGTAGAGAATGTCGAAATACTCAGACCACTTCATGAAGGAAGGGTTATGCATAAATCGTATCTCGAGCTTGCGAAGCATGCTCTCAAAACGCTGGATGTAAACGATGCGATCATTGCTACAGGCTTGCCTGTAAAATCATCGAGAAAGGAGAGGGAGGATGTTGTTAAGAGTCTCGAAACCGAGCTAAAGGCCAAGGTTCTGCTTTTTCCAGAGCCAGTTGGGACGATGGCACACATGGGTGTTGAGACAGGAGTCTGCATAGACATCGGTTTTGGAACGACAGATATTGTCGTGATAAGCCACATGGAGTATCTAAAGGGGGATACACTTCTAATGGGTGTTGACAGGCTGTATGAGAACCTTGAGGTTACGGTAAGGAATAAGGCTGGAATCAGCTTAACTCCTGAAGAGATGACAATGCTTCTTATGAACGAGAATTTCGAGATTGGAAGGATAAGAGGTGGGAAGAGAATATCCGTATCTCATGGAGACATAATTGAGGATTACAGGGATTTAATGGTATCATGGGCAGAAAGGATAGCCAACAGAGCAAAGATGATAGTGGAAGGATTATCCACAACAATAGTCGATAACATCATACTGACTGGCGGGGGAAGCGCACTTCCGGGAGTGTTTGAGGAGTTCAGGAAGAGCTTTGAGGATGTTGGTACGATCTCAACACCAAAGGATCCGATGAAAGCAAACGCCCTTGGATATTACACGCTGGCCAAGGTCTATTCTGGAGAGACACCTGAAGAAAAGGCTGAAACGCCTGAAGAGCAGAAGGATCAGGGGAAGGAAGAATCTAAAAAGAAGAAGAAATAG
- the truA gene encoding tRNA pseudouridine(38-40) synthase TruA — protein sequence MRVAYKFAYFGDNFHGSQYQPNLRTVEGELFKAFSELGIDAGVARYRCSSRTDAGVHALGNVFAIDVDAKKYLPRIINSKLPEDITIWAWAKVSDDFDPRRDATSRVYSYVMLKSDIDVSLMRKAACIIEGTHDFSNFTKRFAESSSNIRTIKSVEVRLDDRFITIEIEGNAFTWNMVRNLATALEMIGRGVRDVEWMKSMLDPENYFERMEPSPAYGLLLKDVKYSDIEFEIDEYAFNMFKRKLEQKIRFYGTQFKVFSIMDDFLDDLTE from the coding sequence ATGAGGGTTGCCTATAAATTCGCCTATTTCGGGGATAACTTTCATGGATCGCAGTATCAGCCCAATCTGAGGACTGTTGAGGGTGAGCTGTTCAAAGCCTTCAGCGAACTGGGAATAGATGCTGGGGTGGCGAGATACAGATGCTCGAGCAGAACTGACGCTGGAGTTCACGCTCTGGGCAATGTTTTTGCAATCGATGTCGATGCGAAAAAGTATCTGCCGAGAATAATCAACTCCAAGCTTCCTGAAGATATAACGATATGGGCATGGGCTAAGGTCAGCGATGACTTCGATCCCCGAAGGGATGCAACCTCAAGGGTCTACTCATATGTTATGTTGAAGTCCGATATAGATGTCTCGCTGATGAGGAAGGCTGCGTGCATAATAGAGGGAACTCATGATTTCTCGAACTTTACGAAGAGGTTCGCTGAATCTTCGAGCAACATCAGAACCATAAAGAGCGTTGAGGTTAGGCTTGACGATCGCTTCATAACCATAGAAATTGAAGGTAATGCATTTACATGGAACATGGTCAGGAATCTTGCCACAGCACTAGAAATGATTGGCAGAGGGGTCAGGGATGTTGAGTGGATGAAATCTATGCTCGATCCGGAAAACTACTTTGAGCGAATGGAACCCTCTCCAGCATATGGCCTGCTGCTCAAGGACGTTAAATACTCCGATATCGAGTTTGAGATCGATGAATATGCCTTTAACATGTTCAAGAGGAAGCTTGAGCAGAAGATAAGATTTTATGGTACTCAGTTCAAGGTTTTCTCGATTATGGATGACTTTCTGGATGATCTCACCGAGTAG
- a CDS encoding Lrp/AsnC family transcriptional regulator, with the protein MVGIFELDEKDKMILEILERNPEISQNEIAKEVGLSQPSVGARIKKMRELGIINHAYGINLKNAGLYVLKVDLKCRQPRDLINVFSGCPFFLNGFIVAGNKNLTMMFIGEDLSTLEAIVDQHIRPDPNVYDIDVGIVVRAERDTVVPMRIHIEPADTAPCNSNCDVCDYWQNELCLGCPITGHYRGKIWK; encoded by the coding sequence ATGGTTGGAATCTTTGAACTTGATGAGAAGGATAAGATGATACTTGAAATCCTTGAGAGAAACCCTGAAATTTCGCAGAACGAGATTGCCAAAGAGGTTGGACTGTCGCAGCCGTCAGTAGGAGCGAGAATAAAGAAGATGAGGGAACTTGGAATAATAAATCATGCTTATGGTATAAATCTAAAAAATGCTGGGCTTTATGTATTGAAGGTTGATTTGAAGTGCAGGCAGCCAAGGGATCTGATCAATGTGTTTTCTGGATGTCCTTTCTTCCTCAACGGGTTTATAGTTGCAGGGAACAAAAATCTAACAATGATGTTCATCGGGGAGGATCTTTCAACGCTCGAGGCCATTGTTGACCAGCATATAAGACCGGATCCAAATGTTTACGATATCGATGTTGGCATAGTTGTCAGGGCTGAAAGAGATACAGTGGTTCCGATGAGGATACACATCGAGCCAGCAGATACAGCACCATGTAATTCTAACTGCGATGTGTGTGACTACTGGCAGAACGAACTCTGTCTTGGGTGTCCGATAACGGGACACTATAGAGGGAAGATCTGGAAGTAA
- a CDS encoding alpha/beta fold hydrolase, giving the protein MDVNIKIHRADKDLPVLYIHGSGSNSKIWKNQLEAIGGYAIDLPGHGESDDANIETVEDYARYVLEAMEEKGLDRMFIAGHSLGGAIAQMVYLIDRSRVMGLILVGTGARLRVLDEILEGLKNDFDTMAKKLVNMLFSRKFSDSRIKDEVLKDLLSCGSRITHRDFSACDKFDLLSDYKEGKVKVDVPVLCIVGSDDIMTPVKYSEFFRKTIGAEVKVIEDAGHMVMIEKPDEVNSTILEFVKSKS; this is encoded by the coding sequence TTGGATGTTAATATAAAAATCCACAGAGCGGATAAAGACCTTCCAGTCCTATATATTCATGGTTCTGGTTCCAATTCAAAGATCTGGAAAAATCAGTTAGAGGCTATTGGCGGATACGCCATCGATCTTCCAGGACATGGAGAGTCTGATGATGCTAATATCGAAACAGTGGAGGATTATGCAAGATATGTTTTAGAAGCAATGGAGGAAAAGGGCTTGGACAGAATGTTCATTGCTGGCCACTCCTTAGGTGGAGCCATAGCCCAAATGGTCTACCTTATCGACAGGAGCAGGGTAATGGGGCTGATACTCGTTGGAACCGGAGCGAGATTGAGGGTGCTGGATGAGATTCTCGAGGGTTTGAAGAATGATTTTGATACTATGGCTAAGAAGCTCGTAAATATGCTGTTTTCAAGGAAATTCTCTGATTCTCGTATAAAGGATGAGGTACTCAAGGATCTCCTGAGTTGTGGAAGCAGGATAACTCACCGGGATTTCAGTGCATGTGACAAGTTTGATCTGCTCAGTGACTACAAAGAAGGTAAAGTCAAGGTTGATGTTCCGGTTTTGTGCATAGTTGGAAGTGACGATATAATGACTCCTGTGAAATATTCTGAATTTTTCAGAAAAACGATAGGTGCTGAGGTTAAGGTAATAGAAGATGCAGGACATATGGTAATGATCGAAAAGCCCGATGAGGTGAATTCCACCATTCTTGAATTTGTGAAGTCAAAATCGTAG
- a CDS encoding secondary thiamine-phosphate synthase enzyme YjbQ: MEIETHELVFDTGREDIDIIDITREIRKVIEGWKEGFVNVFVQGSTAGVTVMEYESGLIKDIREFFEEIIPKNRNYAHNLTWGDANGHSHLRASLLKPSLTIPFKDGKDFLGTWQQVVVLDFDNKRRKRKIILQVVGEK, from the coding sequence ATGGAGATCGAGACCCACGAACTGGTTTTCGATACAGGAAGAGAGGATATAGACATAATCGACATAACAAGAGAGATCAGAAAGGTTATTGAGGGTTGGAAGGAGGGTTTCGTGAATGTTTTCGTTCAAGGATCGACAGCAGGAGTAACGGTAATGGAGTACGAAAGCGGCCTTATAAAGGACATCAGGGAATTTTTTGAGGAAATCATCCCGAAGAACAGGAACTATGCCCACAATCTAACATGGGGGGATGCTAACGGCCACTCCCATCTCAGGGCATCTTTGCTCAAACCATCCCTTACAATTCCATTCAAGGACGGAAAGGACTTCCTGGGGACTTGGCAGCAGGTGGTTGTCCTAGACTTCGATAACAAGAGAAGAAAAAGGAAGATTATTTTGCAGGTTGTTGGAGAAAAATGA
- a CDS encoding DUF1152 domain-containing protein yields MNLFRLLKSFDTRKAVVFGMGGGGDIVATVPTANLMREFGFEVLHGTIVWDRYIIDPEPGPRAIEDLENVEIVNDTIAIASEKTRIGEIIPTVARAGRCLGKVVALDITKGPKRLAEGLKAFMDENNIAIAVGIDSGGDVLASGFESGVRSPLADAISLATLSLIENSFIGFFGFGSDGELRIEELLMKVSSLIKENMFLGSVSMSDEDYREMMELTKNVVTEASSIPLRAYEGELGVLRVRAERSVPVSPLSIMTFYFKTEGVFKMNKLAKTVLDVESIDVARKRLNEMGIFTEMDFEYLVKNKNIPWD; encoded by the coding sequence ATGAACCTGTTCAGGCTGCTCAAAAGCTTCGACACGAGGAAGGCTGTTGTTTTCGGAATGGGTGGTGGAGGAGATATAGTCGCAACAGTCCCCACAGCGAACCTCATGCGGGAGTTCGGGTTCGAAGTGCTCCACGGAACCATAGTCTGGGATAGATATATAATAGACCCGGAACCGGGACCGAGAGCAATAGAGGATCTGGAGAATGTCGAGATCGTGAACGACACCATAGCCATAGCATCCGAGAAAACGAGGATAGGAGAGATAATTCCAACCGTTGCAAGGGCTGGAAGGTGCCTAGGAAAGGTGGTCGCTCTGGACATAACAAAGGGCCCAAAAAGGCTTGCAGAAGGGCTGAAGGCCTTCATGGATGAGAACAATATAGCCATAGCGGTCGGGATAGATAGCGGAGGAGATGTTCTCGCTTCCGGTTTCGAATCTGGAGTTAGAAGTCCACTGGCTGATGCGATTTCCCTAGCAACGCTATCTCTGATAGAGAACTCATTCATAGGTTTTTTCGGGTTTGGAAGCGATGGAGAACTCAGAATTGAAGAACTGCTTATGAAAGTCTCAAGCCTCATAAAGGAGAATATGTTTCTGGGATCGGTATCGATGAGCGATGAGGACTACAGAGAGATGATGGAACTCACGAAAAACGTCGTTACAGAGGCAAGCTCCATCCCTTTAAGGGCCTATGAGGGGGAGCTTGGAGTTTTGAGGGTCAGGGCTGAGAGAAGCGTTCCGGTCTCTCCGCTATCAATCATGACCTTCTACTTCAAAACAGAAGGTGTTTTCAAAATGAACAAGCTCGCAAAAACCGTACTGGATGTCGAGAGTATAGATGTAGCAAGGAAAAGGCTGAATGAGATGGGTATCTTCACGGAGATGGATTTTGAATATCTGGTCAAAAACAAGAACATTCCTTGGGATTGA
- the radA gene encoding DNA repair and recombination protein RadA — protein MAKKKSESEANNKIVDLEDIPGVGSAIAEKLREAGIYTIEAVAVATPGEISSIAEVGESTAVKIISSARKLAEIGGFESGEKILERRKKVGKITTGSKELDKLLGGGVETQAITELFGEFGSGKTQLCHQLAVNVQLPKDQGGLEGCVVVIDTENTFRPERIVQMAEAKGLNPDEVLKNIYVAQAYNSNHQMLLVDNAKELAQKIKKDEGKNVKLIIVDSLMAHFRAEYVGRGTLADRQQKLNRHLHDLMRFGEIFNAAIVVTNQVQAKPDTFFGDPNRPVGGHIVAHTATFRIYLRKSKGELRVARLIDSPHLPEGEAIFKVTEKGITDK, from the coding sequence ATGGCGAAGAAAAAATCAGAATCTGAGGCTAATAACAAAATAGTTGATCTCGAGGATATACCGGGTGTTGGATCAGCAATAGCCGAAAAGCTAAGAGAAGCCGGAATATACACTATTGAAGCTGTAGCAGTAGCAACTCCTGGAGAGATAAGCAGCATTGCTGAAGTTGGGGAATCAACTGCTGTCAAGATAATCTCCTCTGCAAGAAAGCTGGCAGAGATTGGAGGTTTCGAGAGTGGAGAAAAAATACTTGAGAGAAGAAAAAAGGTCGGAAAGATCACCACAGGCAGCAAAGAACTCGACAAACTTCTCGGTGGCGGAGTTGAAACTCAGGCAATAACAGAACTTTTCGGAGAATTTGGTTCAGGTAAAACCCAGCTATGCCACCAGCTTGCCGTAAATGTTCAGCTCCCAAAAGATCAGGGAGGGTTGGAAGGGTGCGTTGTGGTCATAGATACCGAAAACACATTCAGGCCTGAGAGAATCGTGCAGATGGCTGAGGCGAAAGGTTTGAATCCTGACGAGGTTCTGAAGAACATCTATGTCGCCCAGGCCTATAACTCCAACCATCAAATGCTTCTTGTTGACAACGCAAAAGAGCTTGCACAGAAAATAAAGAAAGATGAAGGGAAAAATGTCAAACTGATCATCGTCGATTCCCTGATGGCCCATTTCAGGGCAGAGTATGTTGGCAGGGGTACGCTCGCAGACAGACAGCAGAAGCTGAACAGGCACCTCCACGATCTTATGAGGTTTGGAGAGATATTCAATGCTGCAATCGTCGTAACAAACCAGGTTCAGGCCAAGCCGGACACGTTTTTTGGAGATCCGAACAGACCGGTGGGAGGACATATAGTTGCACATACGGCCACATTCAGAATATACCTCAGAAAGAGCAAGGGAGAGTTGAGGGTTGCAAGGCTTATTGACTCTCCACATCTTCCAGAGGGAGAGGCCATCTTTAAGGTAACGGAAAAAGGAATTACAGATAAATGA
- the ftsZ gene encoding cell division protein FtsZ has product MKSLVSEAQKYYMEERNRRMSSNFDIEEYGLPKIIVVGCGGSGNNTITRLKQLGVEGVTTIAINTDKQHLLNTQADKRVLIGRTLTKGLGAGGYPEIGRKAAELARGTLEELLSGADLVFVCAGMGGGTGTGSAPVVAEIAKKQGAIVIGMVQTPFRVERARIKKAEEGLEELRKQADTVVVLDNNKLLEYVPNLPIEQAFSVMDQLISETIKGISDTITQPSLMNIDFADVRAVMGQGGVAVMLVGESRSQNKAKDVVKDCLNHPLLEVDYRGAKGALIHLSGGTDLTIKEAEEIVNNLTFEIDDAANVIWGARISKEMEGCVRVMAIMTGVSSPNIISRNLIEEEANFENGNGRSKFRKIEKIQRAKKLEKVVRSRRSYLREIDRL; this is encoded by the coding sequence ATGAAGTCTCTTGTAAGTGAAGCCCAGAAGTATTATATGGAAGAGAGAAACAGGAGGATGAGCAGCAATTTCGACATCGAGGAATACGGTCTGCCGAAGATCATTGTGGTAGGGTGTGGAGGTAGTGGTAATAATACGATAACTAGGCTGAAGCAGCTTGGAGTTGAAGGTGTAACCACGATTGCAATAAATACGGATAAGCAGCATTTGTTGAATACTCAGGCGGATAAGAGAGTTTTGATTGGAAGAACGCTCACGAAGGGATTAGGAGCAGGAGGCTATCCTGAAATTGGTAGGAAGGCTGCCGAGCTGGCTAGAGGAACACTTGAAGAGCTTTTGAGCGGGGCAGATCTGGTATTCGTTTGTGCGGGCATGGGGGGCGGCACTGGAACAGGAAGCGCTCCTGTTGTTGCTGAGATTGCGAAGAAGCAGGGAGCGATTGTTATCGGAATGGTTCAGACGCCCTTCAGGGTGGAGAGAGCGAGGATAAAAAAAGCTGAAGAGGGCCTTGAAGAGCTAAGAAAGCAGGCTGATACGGTTGTAGTTCTGGACAACAACAAGCTTCTGGAGTATGTTCCTAATTTGCCGATAGAGCAGGCTTTTAGCGTCATGGATCAGCTTATCTCGGAGACAATAAAAGGAATCTCTGATACTATCACCCAGCCCTCTCTAATGAACATAGACTTTGCGGATGTGAGGGCTGTTATGGGACAGGGCGGAGTTGCGGTGATGCTTGTTGGGGAATCGAGGTCTCAGAACAAGGCAAAGGATGTCGTCAAGGACTGCCTGAATCATCCGCTCCTCGAGGTGGATTACAGAGGGGCGAAAGGGGCTTTGATACACCTGAGTGGTGGCACAGATCTCACAATAAAGGAAGCTGAAGAGATCGTGAACAACCTGACCTTCGAGATTGACGATGCTGCGAATGTCATATGGGGTGCCAGAATATCGAAGGAGATGGAGGGCTGTGTGAGAGTAATGGCTATAATGACTGGAGTGTCATCGCCGAACATAATATCAAGAAATCTGATAGAAGAGGAAGCGAATTTTGAAAATGGAAATGGCAGATCAAAATTCAGAAAAATAGAGAAAATTCAGAGAGCCAAGAAGCTGGAAAAAGTTGTTAGATCCAGAAGGAGTTATTTAAGAGAAATAGATAGGCTTTAG
- a CDS encoding RNA-guided endonuclease InsQ/TnpB family protein: MKVQKTIKIPVSDKITQEKLEKLDRLTARLTYGVHIFLDKIIENDITSLKEAEQFRKEIQQITGLPSAFAQACRDKALWMYKSYKKLHREWQKEVVKLERKIERCMDKHKRKKLEHKLYRLKKREPSLPTIMGKIPVMFDYRVGSIEFSYSAKEFKLWMRISTLEKGKRIDVPLHSYAYAEKHLKSWSIKSFQIVWRSKLKRYEVHVVVEKEVVVKPKRLVGIDLGLKRIITAYETNGEENRVLLFSKEEYKEFFIRMRRLNNRIGKLQRLRKYRILKKLRHKRRNYARDFRRKLAVELVRQFSNCLIFIGHPSHVRDKHYKGSGHRKNRKRINHWAFREFAEILKTKLMENNNIAIIVNEWMSTKQCSECGSKKTEVNDRHFRCLECGYEDDRDVNAAKNILKFGLTKALRKGAGAAVNQPELPMIGQKPLKVEAPSVRAE; encoded by the coding sequence ATGAAAGTGCAAAAGACGATTAAAATACCTGTTTCAGATAAAATAACCCAAGAAAAGCTTGAGAAACTTGACAGATTAACTGCTCGGCTTACTTACGGTGTTCATATATTCCTTGATAAAATCATCGAAAACGATATTACTTCATTAAAAGAGGCTGAGCAATTTAGAAAAGAAATCCAGCAGATAACTGGCTTACCCTCTGCTTTCGCTCAAGCCTGCAGAGATAAAGCTTTGTGGATGTACAAATCTTACAAGAAACTTCACAGGGAGTGGCAGAAAGAGGTTGTTAAACTTGAACGAAAGATTGAGCGATGTATGGATAAGCATAAGCGTAAAAAGCTTGAACACAAACTATATCGATTGAAGAAGAGAGAACCATCCTTACCAACCATTATGGGTAAAATTCCTGTTATGTTTGACTATCGTGTTGGCTCAATCGAGTTCTCTTATTCAGCTAAGGAGTTCAAGCTCTGGATGAGGATTTCAACGCTTGAGAAGGGTAAGAGAATTGACGTCCCGCTACATTCCTATGCTTATGCTGAAAAACACCTTAAAAGTTGGTCGATAAAATCCTTCCAGATTGTTTGGAGGAGCAAGCTTAAGCGATATGAAGTTCATGTTGTGGTTGAAAAGGAGGTGGTAGTTAAGCCTAAAAGATTGGTGGGAATAGATTTGGGTTTAAAAAGGATAATAACTGCATACGAAACTAACGGAGAGGAGAACCGTGTTCTCCTCTTCTCAAAGGAAGAATACAAAGAGTTCTTCATTCGGATGAGAAGATTAAACAACAGAATAGGCAAACTGCAAAGATTGAGAAAATACAGAATTTTAAAGAAGCTAAGGCATAAGAGGAGAAACTATGCAAGGGACTTCCGCAGGAAACTGGCAGTTGAACTTGTAAGACAGTTCAGTAATTGCTTGATTTTCATAGGACATCCCTCCCACGTGAGGGATAAACACTACAAAGGTTCTGGACATCGTAAAAACAGAAAACGCATAAATCACTGGGCTTTTCGTGAATTTGCTGAAATTTTAAAGACTAAGTTGATGGAGAACAACAACATAGCAATAATCGTTAACGAATGGATGTCAACCAAACAGTGTTCTGAATGTGGTTCAAAGAAAACGGAAGTTAACGATAGACACTTTAGATGTCTTGAATGTGGTTATGAGGATGACAGAGACGTTAATGCCGCTAAGAACATCCTTAAGTTTGGTCTAACTAAAGCGCTCCGTAAAGGAGCGGGGGCTGCTGTGAACCAGCCCGAACTACCGATGATAGGGCAGAAGCCCTTGAAGGTAGAAGCTCCGTCCGTAAGGGCGGAGTAG
- a CDS encoding RAD55 family ATPase: MERIDTGIIGLNELLDGGFLPNSVVAVLGSSGVGKTIFSIQYLLSGVQRGDRCIYISFDLEKEDIIKQMSSLGWTEIADYIENGKIYVKSFFAENVSFVNNDLLNILVSEAGISTRIVIDSFTPMISSFNLESRNDIKWFFQRVREISTAIITVEEPLDGKIDDPSVSIPIFLSDTAIHLKNIGYGEAFSRTLKIIKHRGSWHAEGIFPYKILKGIGLFVETGDILEELVEEKIDLDEILRDHGVSRENIDPFLLRRLEILANSGQKNAKEVISNIIERVVGK; encoded by the coding sequence ATGGAAAGGATAGATACTGGTATAATCGGCCTAAATGAACTGTTAGACGGTGGATTCCTCCCGAATTCTGTGGTAGCTGTCTTAGGTTCAAGCGGTGTTGGTAAAACAATATTCTCAATACAGTATCTGCTGAGTGGCGTTCAGAGAGGAGATAGATGCATATACATTTCATTCGATCTCGAAAAAGAAGATATAATAAAGCAGATGAGTTCCTTGGGATGGACAGAAATCGCAGACTATATCGAAAATGGAAAAATTTATGTAAAAAGCTTTTTTGCAGAGAATGTCTCTTTTGTCAACAACGATCTTCTAAACATCCTCGTCTCCGAAGCTGGAATTAGTACCAGAATAGTTATAGATTCATTCACACCGATGATCTCATCTTTCAACCTCGAATCGAGAAATGATATAAAGTGGTTCTTCCAGAGAGTAAGGGAGATAAGCACAGCGATTATAACAGTCGAAGAACCGCTCGATGGGAAGATTGACGATCCTTCCGTATCCATACCAATCTTTCTGTCAGATACAGCAATTCACCTGAAAAACATTGGGTATGGAGAGGCGTTTAGCAGAACTCTTAAAATTATAAAACACAGAGGCTCCTGGCATGCGGAAGGTATATTCCCCTATAAAATCCTAAAAGGGATTGGATTATTTGTTGAAACCGGAGATATCCTAGAAGAACTCGTTGAAGAAAAAATAGACCTTGACGAGATTCTCAGAGATCATGGAGTTAGCCGAGAGAATATAGATCCATTTCTGTTAAGGAGACTTGAAATTTTAGCAAATTCCGGGCAGAAGAATGCGAAAGAAGTAATATCCAATATTATAGAGAGAGTAGTGGGAAAATGA
- a CDS encoding ribbon-helix-helix domain-containing protein gives MKKISLRLTEQHYEILEALVAAGEYPSVSEAIRDAIRKLITEKAEVLERIQKFSTFT, from the coding sequence ATGAAGAAGATATCTTTGAGATTGACGGAACAGCATTATGAAATTCTTGAAGCTTTGGTGGCTGCGGGGGAATATCCCTCGGTTAGCGAAGCGATTAGAGATGCGATCAGGAAGCTAATTACTGAGAAAGCTGAGGTGCTTGAAAGAATCCAGAAGTTTAGCACCTTTACATGA